One genomic window of Bacillus mycoides includes the following:
- a CDS encoding class I SAM-dependent methyltransferase: MSILQKLIEQAKNPRGTIGSSMLCIMNAAHTRLTNWALQKIHIREDAVILDIGCGGGKTIHSLSRLTPHGKIYGIDYSEQAVENSKKTNMKDVKTEKIIIHQANVSSIPYNTNFFDLITAFQTHYFWPDVGNDMKEVFRVLKPNGSFLLVAETFKIQYHMDKFKTTEELVNLFYKTGFTSVKCYEERGCLCVIGNK, translated from the coding sequence TTGAGTATTTTACAAAAATTAATCGAGCAAGCGAAAAACCCTCGCGGGACAATTGGTTCCTCTATGCTTTGCATTATGAATGCTGCGCATACGAGACTAACAAATTGGGCTTTACAAAAAATACATATACGTGAAGATGCAGTTATTTTAGATATCGGTTGCGGAGGTGGGAAAACAATACATAGCCTTTCAAGACTAACTCCCCACGGAAAAATATACGGCATTGACTATTCAGAACAAGCTGTTGAAAACTCAAAGAAAACCAATATGAAGGATGTAAAAACAGAAAAAATAATCATTCATCAGGCAAACGTTTCCTCTATTCCATACAATACGAACTTCTTCGATCTCATTACCGCTTTTCAAACCCACTACTTTTGGCCTGATGTTGGGAATGATATGAAAGAAGTATTTCGCGTCTTAAAACCGAACGGATCCTTTTTACTAGTCGCTGAAACTTTCAAAATTCAATATCATATGGATAAATTTAAGACGACCGAAGAATTAGTAAACCTTTTTTATAAGACGGGATTTACAAGCGTGAAATGTTACGAAGAAAGAGGTTGCCTTTGCGTAATAGGAAATAAGTAA
- the trpB gene encoding tryptophan synthase subunit beta: protein MNYAYPDEKGHYGIYGGRYVPETLMQSVLELEEAYKEAMQDEAFQKELNHYLQTYVGRETPLYFAENMTKYCGGAKIYLKREDLNHTGAHKINNTIGQALLAVRMGKKKVVAETGAGQHGVATATVCALFGLECVIFMGEEDVRRQKLNVFRMELLGAKVESVAAGSGTLKDAVNEALRYWVSHVHDTHYIMGSVLGPHPFPQIVRDFQSVIGKETKKQYEALEGKLPEAVVACIGGGSNAMGMFYPFVHDEEVALYGVEAAGKGVHTEKHAATLTKGSVGVLHGSMMYLLQNEEGQIQEAHSISAGLDYPGVGPEHSLLKDIGRVSYHSITDEEALEAFQLLTKKEGIIPALESSHAVAYALKLAPQMKKDEGLVICLSGRGDKDVESIKRYMEEV from the coding sequence ATGAACTATGCATATCCAGATGAAAAAGGTCATTACGGTATATACGGAGGACGATACGTTCCAGAAACGTTAATGCAATCCGTACTAGAACTAGAAGAAGCGTATAAAGAAGCGATGCAAGATGAAGCGTTTCAAAAGGAATTAAATCATTATTTACAAACGTATGTTGGAAGAGAAACACCGCTTTATTTCGCTGAAAATATGACGAAGTATTGCGGCGGAGCAAAGATTTATTTAAAGCGTGAAGATTTGAACCATACGGGAGCTCATAAAATTAACAATACAATCGGTCAGGCACTTCTTGCGGTAAGAATGGGTAAGAAGAAAGTTGTCGCTGAAACAGGAGCAGGACAACACGGAGTTGCAACAGCTACTGTATGTGCACTTTTCGGTTTAGAATGCGTCATCTTCATGGGAGAAGAAGATGTGAGACGACAAAAATTAAACGTGTTTCGAATGGAATTACTCGGAGCAAAAGTAGAAAGCGTTGCGGCAGGTAGCGGCACGTTGAAAGATGCGGTAAACGAGGCGCTTCGTTACTGGGTTTCACATGTACACGATACGCACTACATTATGGGATCAGTTCTCGGGCCACATCCATTCCCGCAAATTGTTCGTGATTTCCAAAGTGTAATTGGGAAAGAAACGAAAAAGCAATACGAAGCGTTAGAAGGAAAATTACCAGAAGCAGTCGTTGCTTGTATTGGCGGTGGTAGTAATGCAATGGGAATGTTTTATCCGTTCGTACACGATGAAGAAGTTGCTCTTTACGGTGTTGAAGCAGCTGGAAAAGGTGTTCACACAGAAAAGCACGCAGCCACTTTAACGAAAGGAAGTGTCGGTGTTTTACACGGATCGATGATGTACCTTCTGCAAAATGAAGAAGGGCAAATTCAAGAAGCACACTCTATTTCGGCAGGGCTGGATTACCCAGGTGTTGGGCCAGAACATAGCTTGCTAAAAGATATTGGCCGCGTTTCTTATCATTCCATTACAGATGAAGAAGCGTTAGAAGCATTTCAATTATTAACGAAAAAAGAAGGGATTATCCCGGCATTAGAAAGTTCACATGCTGTTGCATACGCTTTAAAACTAGCGCCGCAAATGAAGAAAGACGAAGGACTTGTTATTTGTTTATCCGGCCGTGGTGATAAAGATGTAGAGAGTATAAAACGTTATATGGAAGAGGTGTAA
- the trpC gene encoding indole-3-glycerol phosphate synthase TrpC, with amino-acid sequence MGTILDKIVEQKKVEVAELYETYSPVKEKRKTHSLVKALEQFTVIAEVKRASPSKGDINLHVDVPKQVKTYEECGAGAVSVLTDGQFFKGSFHDLQTARTESNIPLLCKDFIIDKIQIDRAYEAGADLILLIVAALSKEKLKELYNYVLEMGLEAIVEVHDEQELEIATRLNPHVIGINNRNLKTFEVDLSQTEKLGKRLNEENLLWISESGIHSKEDIIRVKRAGAKGVLVGEALMISSSISTFFEDCKVSI; translated from the coding sequence ATGGGGACGATTTTAGACAAAATTGTAGAGCAAAAGAAAGTAGAAGTTGCGGAGTTATATGAAACATATTCACCAGTGAAAGAAAAAAGGAAAACACACTCACTTGTAAAAGCTTTAGAGCAATTTACTGTAATCGCAGAGGTAAAGCGAGCGTCTCCATCAAAAGGCGATATAAACTTACACGTTGATGTACCAAAACAAGTAAAAACATATGAAGAATGCGGCGCTGGAGCGGTTTCTGTTTTAACAGACGGTCAATTTTTTAAAGGATCGTTTCACGACTTACAAACTGCAAGAACAGAAAGTAACATTCCGCTTTTATGTAAAGATTTTATAATTGATAAGATTCAAATTGATAGAGCTTATGAAGCTGGTGCAGATCTTATTTTATTAATCGTTGCAGCATTGTCAAAAGAGAAATTAAAAGAGCTTTATAACTACGTACTAGAAATGGGATTAGAAGCGATTGTTGAAGTTCATGATGAACAGGAATTAGAAATTGCAACCCGATTAAATCCGCACGTTATCGGAATTAATAACCGTAATTTAAAAACGTTTGAAGTAGATTTAAGCCAAACTGAAAAACTCGGAAAACGACTGAATGAGGAAAATCTGCTTTGGATTAGTGAAAGTGGTATTCATTCAAAAGAAGATATCATCAGAGTCAAACGAGCTGGTGCCAAAGGCGTATTAGTCGGAGAAGCGCTTATGATATCATCTTCTATCAGTACCTTTTTTGAAGACTGTAAGGTGAGCATATGA
- a CDS encoding L-lactate permease, translating into MSILLALIPIMMIFICLFLFKQTSLRSSLISYAVSVGIVLLSPTFRLGISETVHATIKGWLICFIVGYVLFFGIFLFHLMNKMGYIDQVARFLEQVTRDRLLQMLLMCFGICPLIESVSGFGIGFMVAAPIFLSLGYKPFQAVLLSFIGLLASSWGAMATGTIIGSQLINMPLTTLGTNTALLSIPIFAYFIILSLYVVGGFQAVIEKWKEGVGFFLLFSLGIYLSNAYVSVELAGILSSIVTITFGFLIIKLKGKDEQNLLTEHAAATEREVSIIKIISPYIFLTVCILLSRLVPALHDLLRSYAVLDLKSYSYKLELLYSPGFWLAMTCLFTIIFFHIPSNIIKQSLSQTIKQWIPFAITTTMFIAISELMGASGMHSLLAKTAGETFGTFFVFVAPFIGGIGGFLTGSNAGSNAMFIKLQMQTAQNVALPWQYVTTLQNTASSVATIACPSRITLGAYLCNIPYRENELLKKTTLMIFGAVLLVVVEVIFWYMLIK; encoded by the coding sequence ATGTCCATATTGTTGGCACTTATCCCGATTATGATGATTTTCATTTGTTTATTTTTATTTAAACAAACGTCATTAAGATCCTCATTAATTTCTTATGCCGTTTCTGTTGGAATTGTTTTACTCTCGCCAACATTTCGGTTAGGGATAAGTGAAACTGTACATGCAACGATTAAAGGTTGGTTAATTTGTTTTATTGTTGGATACGTTTTGTTTTTCGGTATTTTTTTATTTCACCTCATGAACAAAATGGGATACATCGATCAAGTAGCGAGATTTCTAGAACAAGTCACGCGCGATCGATTATTGCAAATGCTTCTTATGTGTTTTGGTATTTGTCCACTTATTGAATCAGTGAGTGGGTTCGGAATTGGTTTTATGGTCGCAGCACCTATTTTTCTTTCTCTCGGTTATAAACCGTTTCAAGCTGTGCTACTTTCGTTTATCGGTTTACTTGCAAGTTCATGGGGCGCGATGGCAACGGGTACGATTATCGGTTCTCAGCTTATTAACATGCCACTCACGACTCTTGGTACAAATACAGCATTATTAAGCATTCCAATTTTTGCGTACTTCATCATCCTTTCCTTATACGTTGTCGGTGGATTTCAGGCGGTTATAGAAAAGTGGAAAGAGGGAGTTGGTTTCTTTCTATTATTTTCTCTAGGAATCTATCTTTCTAACGCATACGTAAGTGTGGAACTAGCAGGGATATTAAGTTCTATCGTTACCATTACATTTGGCTTTCTAATCATTAAACTAAAAGGAAAAGATGAGCAAAACCTTTTAACAGAACATGCGGCGGCTACGGAGAGAGAAGTATCCATTATAAAAATTATTAGCCCTTATATTTTTTTAACGGTTTGTATTTTACTTTCTCGCCTCGTTCCAGCATTACATGATCTACTCAGGTCATATGCAGTTCTCGATTTAAAATCATATTCTTACAAACTAGAGCTACTATATTCGCCAGGGTTTTGGCTCGCCATGACTTGTTTATTTACAATCATTTTCTTCCACATTCCATCTAATATTATTAAACAATCACTCTCGCAAACGATAAAACAATGGATTCCATTCGCAATTACAACGACAATGTTTATTGCGATTTCAGAGCTAATGGGGGCATCTGGTATGCATTCATTGCTCGCAAAAACAGCTGGTGAAACCTTTGGCACCTTTTTCGTTTTCGTAGCTCCGTTTATCGGCGGAATCGGTGGCTTTTTAACAGGTAGTAACGCAGGATCAAATGCGATGTTTATTAAGCTCCAAATGCAAACAGCGCAAAACGTAGCACTCCCGTGGCAATACGTCACAACACTCCAAAATACCGCATCATCAGTAGCGACAATTGCTTGCCCATCACGTATTACACTAGGTGCTTATTTATGTAATATTCCGTATCGTGAAAACGAACTACTAAAGAAGACGACGTTAATGATTTTTGGTGCGGTGTTGCTTGTAGTCGTAGAGGTGATTTTTTGGTATATGTTGATAAAGTGA
- a CDS encoding DUF3908 family protein: protein MAINMNTIEEWIAESNARNEEDLGNVVEEMKEVCVGLDNATLIYTKNVFCFGKKVEVLFFFQDHVVIGEEKEEYIEIGKLKYDDITNSNLKTNDKNTTLELKFANGQSISLDSLNDNYGTKNWLFARQIKSIFKLI from the coding sequence ATGGCAATTAACATGAATACAATCGAAGAATGGATTGCTGAATCAAATGCAAGAAACGAAGAAGACTTAGGAAACGTTGTTGAAGAGATGAAAGAAGTATGTGTCGGACTTGATAACGCGACATTAATTTATACGAAAAACGTATTTTGTTTCGGTAAGAAAGTAGAAGTATTGTTCTTCTTCCAAGATCACGTTGTTATCGGAGAAGAGAAGGAAGAGTATATTGAGATTGGAAAATTAAAGTATGATGATATTACAAATAGTAACTTAAAAACAAATGACAAAAATACAACGTTAGAATTAAAGTTTGCTAACGGACAATCTATCAGTTTAGATAGTCTGAATGATAACTACGGTACGAAAAATTGGTTATTTGCGAGACAAATTAAGAGTATTTTTAAATTAATCTAG
- a CDS encoding FAD-dependent oxidoreductase: MNYVIIGGDAAGMSAAMQIVRNDETANVVTLEKGEIYSYAQCGLPYVISGVIASTEKLIARDVKTFRDKYGIDAKVRHEVTKVDTEKKIVYAVHTKTKDVFEFLYDRLLIATGVRPVMPDWEGKDLQGVHLLKTIPDAERIVDTLQTNSVEHVTIIGGGAIGLEMAETFVELGKKVRMIERNDHIGTIYDADMAEYIHKEADKHQIEILTNENVKAFVGKERVEQIETDKGTYKTDLVLVSVGVQSNTDFLEGTNIRKNPKGAIEVNAYMQTNVQDVYAAGDCATHYHVIKEMHDHIPLGTTANKQGRLAGLNMVDKRRAFKGTLGTGIIKFMNLTLARTGLNEKEAKGLNIPYKTVKVDSTNMAGYYPSASPLHLKLLYHADTKQLLGGQVIGEEGVDKRIDVIAMALFNKMSIHDLEDVDLSYAPPYNSVWDPIQQAARRAE, from the coding sequence GTGAACTATGTCATTATTGGCGGAGATGCAGCAGGTATGAGTGCAGCAATGCAAATTGTTAGAAACGATGAAACTGCAAATGTTGTAACGTTAGAAAAAGGTGAAATCTATTCATACGCTCAGTGCGGATTACCGTATGTGATTAGTGGTGTTATCGCCTCTACTGAAAAGTTAATTGCACGCGATGTAAAAACGTTTCGTGATAAATATGGAATTGATGCGAAAGTGCGTCATGAAGTAACGAAAGTAGATACAGAAAAGAAAATTGTATATGCAGTACATACGAAGACGAAAGATGTATTTGAATTTTTATATGACCGTTTATTAATTGCGACTGGTGTACGCCCTGTTATGCCGGATTGGGAAGGTAAAGATTTACAAGGTGTTCATCTTTTAAAAACAATTCCGGATGCTGAGCGTATAGTAGACACATTACAAACAAATAGCGTTGAGCACGTAACGATTATTGGCGGCGGTGCAATTGGTCTAGAGATGGCAGAAACATTTGTAGAACTTGGTAAGAAAGTAAGAATGATTGAGCGAAACGATCATATTGGCACAATTTATGATGCTGATATGGCGGAATATATACATAAAGAAGCAGATAAACATCAGATTGAAATTTTAACGAATGAAAATGTAAAAGCGTTTGTAGGAAAAGAACGAGTAGAACAAATTGAAACAGATAAAGGTACGTATAAAACAGATCTCGTTTTAGTATCTGTCGGTGTACAGTCAAATACTGATTTTCTTGAAGGGACAAATATACGTAAAAATCCTAAAGGTGCAATTGAAGTAAATGCTTATATGCAAACGAATGTACAAGACGTATATGCAGCAGGGGATTGTGCAACGCATTACCATGTAATAAAGGAAATGCACGACCATATCCCGCTTGGAACGACTGCGAATAAACAAGGGCGACTTGCCGGACTCAATATGGTTGATAAACGAAGAGCATTCAAAGGTACGTTAGGTACAGGCATTATTAAATTTATGAATCTGACGCTCGCAAGAACAGGCTTAAATGAAAAAGAAGCGAAAGGGCTAAACATCCCGTATAAGACGGTCAAAGTAGATTCAACAAATATGGCGGGCTATTACCCAAGTGCTTCGCCACTTCACTTGAAATTACTATATCACGCCGATACGAAACAATTATTAGGCGGACAAGTAATTGGAGAAGAAGGTGTAGATAAACGTATTGATGTTATCGCAATGGCACTTTTCAATAAAATGAGCATTCACGATTTAGAAGATGTTGATTTAAGTTACGCACCACCATATAACAGCGTTTGGGATCCAATTCAACAAGCAGCAAGGCGAGCGGAATAG
- a CDS encoding zinc ribbon domain-containing protein, which produces MKCTACNTENAAEAKFCGNCGHSLSEEVVVSGVQEEGQLSSAAQVKETRPNETVEQAKQFASGYFQFFKNAFKSPSAIMESGNIEVRNGIVSLVLICFLGACIFYRMMSTAATVTRTLVPDVSTPTFFGESVMVFFFLLILTLFVGFIIFVSGKMMKSSFSFLEAFGIWGTIATPAIAILVLSFLFSFLLIFFLPILLWIATTYIGISIIVAILKLDNGGLDPVYTLLIANVLIGIATFIVFWSYINTIIQTFTQGLTGF; this is translated from the coding sequence ATGAAATGTACGGCGTGTAATACAGAAAATGCAGCGGAAGCAAAGTTTTGCGGGAATTGTGGACATTCGTTATCGGAAGAAGTAGTAGTAAGTGGTGTGCAGGAAGAAGGGCAACTATCGAGCGCGGCACAAGTAAAGGAAACTCGCCCAAATGAAACGGTAGAGCAGGCGAAACAATTTGCAAGTGGCTATTTTCAGTTCTTTAAAAATGCTTTTAAATCACCATCGGCCATTATGGAAAGTGGAAATATTGAAGTGCGAAATGGAATTGTAAGTCTTGTGCTTATTTGCTTTTTAGGAGCATGTATTTTTTATAGAATGATGAGCACAGCGGCGACTGTTACGAGGACATTAGTGCCAGATGTATCTACTCCTACTTTCTTTGGAGAATCTGTAATGGTCTTTTTCTTTTTATTAATTTTAACTTTATTTGTCGGATTTATTATTTTTGTAAGTGGTAAGATGATGAAATCATCTTTTTCTTTTCTTGAAGCATTCGGCATATGGGGGACGATAGCGACGCCAGCTATTGCTATACTAGTTCTTTCTTTTCTTTTTAGTTTCTTATTAATCTTTTTCTTACCAATATTACTATGGATAGCTACGACATATATAGGGATTAGTATAATTGTAGCTATATTAAAACTAGATAACGGTGGATTAGATCCTGTGTACACACTTCTTATCGCAAATGTTTTAATTGGAATTGCAACGTTTATTGTGTTTTGGTCTTACATTAACACGATAATTCAAACCTTTACACAGGGATTAACTGGCTTCTAA
- a CDS encoding phosphoribosylanthranilate isomerase: MKVKICGITDMETAKSACEYGADAIGFVFAESKRQITPGQAKEIIGEIPAHVFKVGVFVNESVEVIQKIAEECGLTHVQLHGDEDNHQIRRLNIPSIKALGVALEKDIEHAKKYETDYLLFDSPKEKFYGGNGRTFSWELLEHMPNELREKTILAGGLNVINIEEAIQTVQPYMVDVSSGVETEGKKDLEKIKQFIKKAKECSK; this comes from the coding sequence ATGAAAGTGAAGATTTGCGGCATCACTGATATGGAAACAGCGAAAAGTGCGTGTGAATATGGCGCAGATGCAATCGGATTCGTTTTTGCAGAAAGTAAACGCCAAATCACTCCAGGGCAAGCGAAAGAAATTATTGGGGAAATTCCAGCCCACGTTTTCAAGGTCGGTGTTTTCGTAAATGAATCGGTAGAAGTGATCCAGAAAATTGCAGAGGAGTGCGGGTTAACGCATGTGCAATTGCATGGGGATGAAGACAACCATCAAATCAGGAGATTGAATATTCCGTCTATAAAAGCGTTAGGAGTAGCTTTAGAGAAAGATATTGAACATGCGAAAAAATACGAAACAGATTATCTGTTATTTGATAGCCCGAAAGAAAAGTTTTACGGAGGAAATGGAAGGACATTCTCATGGGAATTACTTGAGCATATGCCAAACGAGTTGCGAGAGAAAACGATATTAGCTGGCGGATTAAACGTCATTAATATAGAAGAAGCCATTCAAACCGTTCAGCCATATATGGTCGATGTGAGTAGCGGGGTAGAGACAGAAGGAAAGAAAGATTTGGAGAAAATAAAACAATTTATTAAAAAAGCGAAGGAGTGTTCCAAATGA
- a CDS encoding DUF2278 family protein, producing the protein MPLKNYGVLKGTVIQSKIGKGKTPHYQVHLQGEAGVDYRIAINVKSQSYPSEVLYFASDDIRSEAIHILPTLPFGFTEVKNNEPKVALDYVRGKLFDSKQMIPLPAEKVGVDNDLNEKIERYIKRAIEEKATIYAFGERWGPEEEVPDSYFHFTPGNGIHDIHMNQGNVEKWQGDDGKWQDGGILIYFEKKEEWIGIFLAFQSQSWCTDEEGHARVSVEHCDYKRNN; encoded by the coding sequence ATGCCCTTAAAAAACTACGGTGTATTAAAAGGTACAGTTATACAATCTAAGATTGGAAAAGGCAAAACACCTCATTATCAAGTTCATTTACAAGGTGAAGCAGGAGTAGATTATCGCATTGCAATTAACGTGAAATCGCAAAGTTATCCGTCAGAAGTTTTATATTTTGCGAGCGACGATATTCGATCAGAGGCGATTCATATTTTACCGACATTACCGTTTGGTTTTACAGAAGTAAAAAACAATGAGCCGAAAGTAGCTTTAGACTACGTAAGAGGTAAGTTATTTGATTCGAAACAAATGATTCCTTTACCTGCTGAAAAAGTAGGAGTTGACAATGATTTAAATGAAAAAATAGAACGTTATATAAAACGAGCAATAGAAGAAAAAGCGACTATTTATGCGTTTGGTGAAAGGTGGGGACCAGAAGAAGAGGTTCCGGATTCGTATTTCCACTTTACACCTGGAAATGGTATACATGATATTCATATGAACCAAGGGAATGTAGAGAAATGGCAAGGTGATGATGGCAAATGGCAAGACGGTGGGATATTGATTTACTTTGAGAAGAAGGAAGAGTGGATTGGTATTTTTCTTGCCTTTCAGTCACAGTCATGGTGTACGGATGAAGAAGGGCATGCTCGTGTTTCGGTTGAGCATTGTGATTATAAGAGAAATAACTAA
- the trpA gene encoding tryptophan synthase subunit alpha: protein MGVEKIKAAFENGKKAFIPYVMGGDGGLEKLKERIRFLDEAGASIVEIGIPFSDPVADGPTIQRAGKRALDSGVTLKGIFQALIEVRQEVQIPFVLMTYLNPVLAFGKERFIESCLEAGVDGIIVPDLPYEEQDIIAPLLRVANIALIPLVTVTSPIERIEKITSESQGFVYAVTVAGVTGVRQNFKDEIRSYLEKVKAHVHLPVVAGFGISTREQIEEMITICDGVVVGSKVIELLENEKREEICELIHAVKETEEA, encoded by the coding sequence ATGGGAGTAGAAAAAATTAAAGCAGCGTTTGAAAATGGCAAGAAAGCATTTATTCCGTATGTAATGGGCGGAGATGGTGGACTTGAAAAGTTAAAAGAAAGAATTCGTTTTCTTGATGAAGCAGGAGCAAGTATCGTTGAAATCGGTATTCCGTTCTCAGATCCAGTCGCAGACGGTCCAACTATTCAAAGGGCAGGAAAAAGAGCATTAGATAGTGGTGTAACATTGAAAGGTATTTTTCAAGCATTAATAGAGGTGAGGCAAGAAGTTCAAATTCCATTTGTACTTATGACATATTTAAATCCAGTACTCGCATTCGGAAAGGAACGTTTCATTGAGAGCTGTCTTGAAGCAGGGGTGGACGGTATTATCGTTCCAGACTTACCGTATGAAGAACAAGACATTATTGCACCGCTCCTTCGCGTGGCGAATATCGCTTTAATTCCACTCGTTACCGTAACGAGCCCTATTGAACGAATCGAAAAAATTACGAGTGAATCACAAGGATTCGTCTACGCCGTTACAGTAGCGGGCGTAACGGGAGTACGTCAAAACTTTAAAGATGAGATTCGTAGTTACTTAGAAAAAGTAAAAGCACACGTCCACTTACCAGTAGTCGCAGGATTCGGTATTTCAACACGAGAGCAAATTGAAGAAATGATTACAATATGTGACGGTGTTGTCGTTGGAAGTAAAGTCATTGAGCTGTTAGAAAATGAAAAGCGAGAAGAAATTTGTGAGTTAATACATGCAGTAAAAGAAACAGAAGAGGCATAA
- a CDS encoding TcaA 3rd/4th domain-containing protein — MSKGTIIGITLLTFFIIVLGGLYAYGSSYYSQSSQVERIITVLQERDGEKLAEIITADDPAVIVTRESLTPLFSYIKENPSYVNELKEYLRQGEKQGDGIERADFSLTKDGKYFVLFDRYKLKAKTYYTTLLTNEKGTSLKLNGKEIDKTNDKKFDKQYGPFLPGTQVFQAEYKNDYVKLLREEKVVLMKQSQNNVTIDLTLQGQYITVQTNAPGATLYVNQKPVTALTGEEIRWGPIATDGSAAIYLERNGESGRETTKVETVTALSAYNLPFQKKSVEKTVVYNVTPPTTTHYVYNGFIFPDSDIRKLTSTDLTYLSKEQLKIARNEIYARHGHMFQTKDMQAYFSKQSWYRENPYFTGTLTSVESYNVELIKSRE; from the coding sequence ATGAGCAAAGGGACAATAATTGGAATTACACTTTTAACATTTTTTATTATAGTATTGGGCGGATTATATGCGTATGGCTCTTCATATTACTCACAATCATCGCAAGTAGAGAGAATTATTACTGTTTTACAAGAGAGGGACGGAGAGAAATTAGCTGAGATCATAACGGCAGATGATCCAGCCGTTATTGTAACGAGAGAGAGTTTAACGCCTCTATTTTCATATATAAAAGAAAATCCATCTTACGTGAATGAATTGAAAGAATATTTGAGGCAAGGTGAAAAACAAGGGGATGGAATAGAAAGAGCAGATTTTTCTTTAACGAAAGACGGGAAGTATTTCGTTTTATTTGATCGGTATAAATTGAAAGCGAAGACGTATTATACGACTCTGCTTACAAATGAAAAAGGTACATCTTTAAAATTGAACGGAAAAGAAATTGATAAAACAAATGATAAAAAGTTTGACAAGCAATATGGACCGTTTCTTCCAGGAACTCAAGTATTTCAAGCAGAATATAAAAATGACTATGTAAAATTATTACGTGAGGAAAAGGTTGTACTTATGAAACAAAGTCAAAATAATGTAACGATAGATTTAACACTGCAAGGGCAATATATTACAGTTCAAACGAATGCGCCTGGTGCGACATTATACGTGAATCAAAAGCCAGTTACAGCGTTGACCGGAGAAGAAATTAGGTGGGGACCGATAGCGACTGATGGAAGTGCGGCGATTTATTTAGAACGAAATGGAGAAAGCGGAAGGGAAACGACAAAGGTAGAAACGGTAACGGCACTTTCGGCTTATAACCTTCCGTTTCAAAAGAAAAGTGTAGAAAAAACAGTTGTTTATAATGTCACTCCGCCAACTACTACTCATTATGTATATAATGGTTTCATCTTCCCTGATAGTGATATTCGAAAATTAACAAGTACGGACTTAACATATTTATCGAAAGAACAGTTGAAAATTGCTAGAAATGAAATATACGCAAGGCATGGACATATGTTTCAAACGAAAGATATGCAAGCGTATTTTTCAAAACAGTCTTGGTATAGAGAAAATCCGTATTTTACGGGAACGTTAACGAGTGTGGAATCTTATAATGTTGAACTGATTAAATCAAGAGAATAG
- a CDS encoding DUF4029 domain-containing protein encodes MLRRKLLYLLLTVPLYAWLISMTKIELLALFLGYLFIFSNLNRIQEQSIFEVCIFSVSIELFSIVSIVLLNELFQWIHSFELIKLGNIVLQVICAYIVFVVLEKMIGQQTVFQDKRKWE; translated from the coding sequence ATGCTAAGACGGAAACTATTATATCTTCTTTTAACCGTACCACTATACGCTTGGCTAATTAGCATGACAAAAATAGAATTATTGGCTCTATTTCTAGGATATTTATTCATCTTTTCCAACTTAAATCGAATACAAGAGCAATCTATTTTCGAAGTATGTATATTTTCGGTTAGTATAGAACTATTTAGTATCGTTTCGATTGTATTATTAAATGAATTATTCCAATGGATCCATTCATTTGAATTAATAAAACTTGGGAATATTGTATTGCAAGTAATATGTGCTTATATTGTGTTTGTTGTACTAGAAAAAATGATTGGACAGCAGACGGTTTTTCAGGATAAAAGAAAATGGGAGTGA